From the genome of Vairimorpha necatrix chromosome 8, complete sequence:
ATGTCCTGCTGTAAGCCCCAGTCTGTTTACTCTTGTGGCTCACAAAGTGACAATAATTCAGTAAAAAGTCAACAAAGTTATAacgaatttaataataattatactCATAACAATTACACTCATGCCATGAGTGATGCATCAAGTAATATTAATAGATACTATGACTTCCCTTTATATGGCCCGAGTGTCGAGTTGACTGTGCCTCTCTCTTTTACTCTTCTGAATTCTGTCTCTGTCTTCGACAAGGGCTCTGATTCCTCAGTCTACTACATCCAAGTCTCTTCAAATATCTCCTggataattaaaaaagatataaaaaccATCCTTAAACTTCTCAACACTCCCGAGATATCTTCAGAGTCATTAGACAAACAAGTAAAAGACAATATGATAAATACTATCCTTAATCGTCTACCTATGAATAAAGATATACAGTACTTTATAATGACAGATATAACTAAagatatcaaatataaaggGGAATATCTCCTTATAAATAAGATAccttatatatttaagatAGTAGGGAAGGCACTAGTCTCTTATAATCAGAATATGAGAGTAAACAGATTATTCATACTAGAACAGTGTCAAGTAGAAAGCGGGAGAGACGAGTACTCCTTCTTCTTGAGGAATAAAGAGGAATATGTAGAACTGAGTGCCAGTTGTAGAGCGGAGAGAGACGAGTGGATGAGGTATTTAGAGACTTATATCAGAagataaaacaataaatataaagacttaataaatataaaataaaatgtaaataaagCGCAAATGTACTTAAGACATATTGGaatttagatttataatgcatatatatatatacacatatatattatataatatatatacattttGCTTCATGTGGCCAAGTTTATTCCGGAGGTCGCTTGTGGGGGTTTCTTGCTTGCTCTATGTTAAAATATGCTTTTTTCATGTTCTTAAGAGACTAGACGAAGTAGAGCAATATTAGACACAGTGTAACATAATGTTTATTGTGTTAATTTAATCTTGACAATAtcattgtaaaaaaaaggtACACAAGATATAGGCACTCTCTAAGTTCTTTTGCCCGTAAACGGGAGATATAATTGTAAGAACTCTATGTTACAAATGTGTCCCCGTTgcttcttaaatattttataataaataaacccaTATTTTCATTCCAATAATAATGATCTGCttacaattaaaatatctCTTTAATCttgattaaaatattattaagcCTTTAAATACACTGCgcttataatttatttgtatacATCATATTCTATAAGACATATATTTTGGtgtaatttatttttctttaaattcatgcttgattttattttatgctacaataaatataaaaccaatatttataaaacataaagttaattttttattgatttttatttcttcttaaATATCTCAATACACATCTcatacatttttataacttctTCTGCTTTATTGTTCATCCCttcaaatttgtttattacaTTAGTAACACtactaaatatttcttcttgTTCATATTCTTTAACAATATTCTTTCTTATATTCTTCATAATTTCTATTATAGGcacatatttaaatatactCATGATTTCTATATTGTACTCAATTGTCAATACTGTATTCTTAAAGCTtaacaatttatatttgataattgGTTCTCTCTTATCAAAAACTTTACATACTAAATCTAATATGTCTATCATCTCATTCATACAATATTCAAGATAAATATTAGTTATTTTAGTAATCTTAAAACTTATTTTGGgtataaaagatttttttaaattgtatatGTAATTATTCCTGAAGCAGTGGATTTTATGGTTTAAAACTTTGAGAAGTGCTTCATCTTCGTggtttaaaacatttttatttgttatttttgatGAAAGATCgagttttaattttttttgatcaataaaatttttaattttatttttacaatcaTTTAGTAGTAAAATGTTCGAattatcatttataaaCGAAAATGTATTCATTTCTTTATGATTTTCATCTGGTTTCTTACTGCTACAAAGAGgtttatcatatttttcatttttatttacaaaaacattattagTTAaagtattattattttctacaCAGTGTAATTTATTACTAATTTCatcattataaaaagttttaacTGTGTCTGAAACATTTTcgcaatttttttgaatgttattctttttatattcggGGAAATTTAAGTATGAACACTTTACAAATTCTATCATTAGAATCATAATAAGGGGGGAATTACTAAGcttttacaaataattcctagaaattgataaataacTTTAGAAAAAACTTTTACCTTGTTAAATAGCTTACAAAAGAAGATAAGTTACAgaataaacatatttaaaaaaaacttttattcattaaaaacagcttagaatttttttaaaaattaatatataaataaaaaactacatacaatttataaataactaatttgataaattaaaacatgaCACAAATTTCTATTATAGTTATGACTCacttgataaattaaaaacagagttctaaatataaaaatatgacaCAAATTCCTAATATAGTTATGACtcatttgataaattaaaaactgaattctaaatatataaattattaagacacatttattattttattattttttatattaattcatAGACTCTTATCATATTCTGTCCTTCTACTAACACATTCCTCCCCGAATTCgccatatttaatatatctccatcatttattttaatatacaTCTTAGTCttacttttatattcataaaaCATTAATCCACTAGAATTCCCTACTAGaatatatttatcaataatattCATAAACTTAACATCTTCTTCAATATCTAATTCTTTTACTTCtctatttaataaatcaaatattaataaactcGTCGCCTTTAGAAATATCacattttcaatattataaatcctctttatatcttcattaatattcaaatttataatttttactgtcttatttgttatatcaaatattactaaattatttctagTACTTACAGAATAAccaatattattaaaaatcaataaattagattttatttcttcgggagaatttaataataagatCAATTTGTCGCCGTTGTACATTCTAAATGATTTATCATAACATGTaagatatataatattattttttactactATACCTATATGATTAGGCATATTTATAGTAGAAATTAGACTTCTATTAGTGAcgtcatatttttttaaaaaattattactaaaaatatataagaaatcTTCATCATCTAAGAAATATCTAATATAAGGATTATcaaaagaatatttaaatttcttaatattaTCATCGTATTCTACGAATGTATCAtttactaataaaaaaacagaattgtcaattaaaacatgtaaaatgttttgagataaaaaaattatatttccatttttacaaatagaagaaaaatataaatctttaaaataaaattttttgatttgtGAAAAATCGAAATGTTTATGGCCTTCTACTGACCAATCAGAGCCGAGTTTAATTAGGTTAGTTGgtttatgaatatttttatagaaatttatttttcttttaaaatctaaatttgattcaattaatttcttgttttctatttttagtTTCTTGTTTTCTTGTAATAAAACATCATATTGTTGTTTGATTGCGTCTAAGTAGGTATTTATATCTGGTTGATACATAAAagggcaaaaaaataaacaaagaaaaaaaaatgaataaaatattttattaattttatagatattataaattatatagatataagaatttaataataaatattttattataccCTTGAGTTTTGTAATActttgtttattaaatatttattgagAGAAATGACAGTCAATATATGatatagtaaaataaattacaaataaaatttattcgcgaatgaatatttatacattgtttaaaattaaaaagaggtttcaaattttttgttaattttgACAGGCCAGTAAATTCTgattatttacaaataaattgCCCCCAATAAAAAGCCCATAAACTTAAGATTTTACAATCATGAGATTTAAAGCTTAGACTtgcttttattttatttatgcatataaaaataaaaatctgagcataaactaaaaaacataaaaagtAAACTTTGCACTAGTAGCCAGAAAAATGCTTCTATAACTAAATAAGTTCCATCTTATGGATAAGAGTGTTTTATTCGGAAAATGATGTTTTATTTGAGTTTATTTCTTCCCGTCTATCTTTTTgtacaaatataaacataacTTCTGTATCTTGTCAATATCTTCACATATGTCACTCATACTCGTAAGATTAGCCCCCTCTACAACACCAGCCCCAAGATTGTAAGTAAAAAcatcttctttatttataaaatacataCCACTGTACCCATTATATTCTACACTAGTACTAATAAACCTTCTACCCACTACCATGTGACATTTACACTTCATGACCATGTAGGCAGAGTCTCCTTCATTTATCTTCTTCTTGTCTATTACTAAATTTGTACTAATAGAAGAATGAATAAGAAacttgtttttatattctaaaaGGGAAAATGAATCAGTAAGCGGGAGATTACAGCCACGACAATTTACAGTGAAAGGATTTTTCATCATTTTAGCACACATTTGaaagggtaaaaaaatgaaaaaatatattagacagaaatttaatatataaaaacttaatagtgtataattaatatttctaatagtatatttgttatatttacattggatttatataataaaaaattaatttttataataaaaaattaattttcaaaattagaTGATATTTGTGtcatataaataaacaatcaAACTATGTAGAAACTATATATAAACTATATATAAACTTATATAAACTTATATAAACTATATATTAAACtatatagaaattatataataattatatataaacatttagaaattatatataaattatatataaactatatataaactatatagaaatatattttaaagaattttctgactcttttattaattcaTAGTGtcaaataaatgtttatttactCTTTTTAGAATATTCTTCTTACTTATAATTCATTTCATTTATTAACTGTAAAATGTCTTAATATTGCTATATGAACCAGGAACAGATAGGCACACGAACCCATGACACACGAAATAttaatgtttataaaaaacataaagtaaaaaaacaacGTATGcttttttactttaaaatttaaacttaAAGACTTAGCTGACTCCAGACAGAGATgtctttaataatttactCACACAGCTTCTACATTGATCTTctgttaaaaatttaccacatttttataaaaacaagtatttttttacccctctttttaaaaaaaaatcaaaatttctaaaacttacatttttaaactcATTTCTTGAATATAATACTAAGAATGAATTTATTAGAATAATTTGATAACTACAACCGCGTATACTATGtgatagaaaaaaattatgtctTTTTATTGCAGTCTTAgtttcaaaattatttgaactacccaaaaaaacattcaaaaaactaaaatatttataatgaattttagaattgtttctaaaatcaattttactttttatacTTAGACggtgttttaaaaatcgctattttcttcttttaaattttggtAAAGTCGCCTTTAGCAGTGATTTCTAATTTGAATGTATTCAAGGCTTGTATTTCTTAAGCTATAGATTTCTTTAAGTAAGTTAATCTGATAAAATTGAGCTAGATgaaaatgtattaaaatgtttactgtttgtctttaaatataacattCTTATAGCAGAACTTTCTTccatattattaatatttttatacccCTTTAATGGGATTACAAGAGTTCACagatttctataaaaaatttttcactGAAGATGATTGgtcaaattttataacttcTATAAATACGAAACTGCCTTCAGCTCTGCGTGTAACAGacacaaaatttaaagaaaaaatttttaataaattgtcCGTTAATttagtattaaaaaatcaatattttaaaaatgtcttTGATACAATACACAGAGGCCAAATACtcaaagattttattatcaaCCAAACTAATATAGGCAATATACAACGACAAGAAGTAGTAAGCATGCTACCAGTACTTTTAATgggattaaaaaataattacagTGTACTTGATATGTGCGCCGCGCCCGGGTCAAAAACCAAAcaattattagaaattagTGATTTTGTAGTAGCAAACGATTGCAATTATAAAAGGCTTAACGTGTTAGTAACAGAAACATGTAAAATACCCAGAAAAGGTTTTTTAGTCTTGAAACATGACGCTTCGTCATTGCCAGTCttcaaaaatgattttgATCGCGTACTTTGCGACGTACCTTGTTCTGGAGACGGAACAGCAAGAAAAAATCCTACTATTTTAACCAACTGGAAGTTAAATAGTGCAATAGgtttatcaaatttacaatatagaatattaaaacattctttgaagtttataaaagacACAGGATTAGTAATTTACAGTACATGTTCTTTAAATCCAATAGAAAATGAatgtattattaataaaataataaatgaagAAGATTTGGAGATAATAGATTTAAGAGAGAATATTGATGAAAGAATAAGTAAAGAGTTTGTGTTTAGAGATGGGATGACGGAGATAAAAGAATATGGAGTATTTAATGAAGAACTTAAGAAATGTATAAGAGTTTATCCACATGACAATAATACAGGtggattttttataacagGATTGAGaaagaaacaaaatatgAATAAAGAAAGAACTAAAAGTGAGATTGTAACCACCAGTAATAATAATAGTATTTCTGATATTAGTGAAGAATGTAGAAAGAAATTACAAGAAGAATTTGATATatcagaaaaaattataatttacaaaaataaaagtaaaaatacaCTGTACGAAGTAAGCGACGAcatatacaaaataatgATGAACAATAAACTTAATATAATTCACTGTGGGTACAAGATATTTGAGAAGTGTACACTGTCAGAGACAGGATACagaatgaaaaatataccagagaaaaatgataaatttgatattgaATTATCGGGGAAAGAAgttattgaaaataaatcagCGAAATTTACATATCAAAAAGGAAATGTTATAGTGAAACTAAGTgattttgatataaaaatagcGGGGTTTTCACATGGAGAAAAAGTGAacttatatatttctaataatttacaGAAAGCtttattagatttttattaaacaaCATCCAGTAAAGTAAAATACcaactttataaaatcttaataaaaattttacgctaaaattaatatagtaaaatatattttcaaagtaaaataaattaatgcAGCAAGGTATttctatatataaatatttctatattatattattacaTTATATATCTATGTTTTAatctatattattaaaaaatattgctTAAATTGTCTTACATAAAACATGGAAACTTGTTTTTAGATTAGAAACACATGAAAAAAGCTCTATCAACAGGTCCGTGAAAACTTATTacttttatcatttttttactatcgataattaaattatattttatctcGATGACGAAATCATAATCAACAAATTTACATCGACACGTCACaataacaaacaaacaaactcgaaaaaaaactactcttttattttacctgtcaagtttatattttttctgtcATTGTAATGTCAAATGCATCTTTTAATTCTCCAAAtactaatatttattagatatttttattatgtaaaacttatgttttatttaataagttTGAATTTGAGCGATTCTTCTCGATCAAATTAGATGGGCGTGGTTTTATTTAcatgtatattttttttgatcaCACATTTTATGTTTTGCTTATTAAGTTTTCATTTTGGCGggattttttcaattagataaaaattttacattttatgtTATTGCTGATTAAGTTTTCAGTTTAGCGgagtttttaaacaaataaaaattttacagtCTATGTTTTTGCTTATTAAGTTTTCATTTTGGCGggattttttcaattagataaaaattttacattttatgtTTTGCTTATTAAGTTTTCATTTTGGCGgacttttttaaacaagtaaaaattttacagtCTAAGTTTTTGCTGATTAAGTTTTCATTTTGGAGggatttttttcaataaaataaattataaatattcaatacATCTTCTTATGTTTGGCGGATCTTTCGCAATCAAATAAACTCGTACTACatcttataattttaaatattatgtttACATTTAGGCgggattttttttaaaaacacattttcttatatttttttttacttttcaattcttaaaatttttttattaatttttttaatataaattttctccCCAAAAAATCCCCCTCATTATAATCATGTCCTTCGAAAAGTTCGCCAGTTTCTACCGACCAATTCTAAATTTCTCtgaagaagattttttcaatttattaACCATTATCAGAAAACCTTTACCTTCATCTCTTCGTATCATCAATAATCAGTTTTAtgaattaataaaacttaGACTTActaaaatgaagaaatctaaacattttaaagatGTTTACGAAGCTCCAAGACATTCTATACCCACTAGAGGGTTTATAGTTAATCAAACTAATATTGGCAATATACAACGACAAGAAGTAGTAAGCATGTTACCAGTACttttaatgaaattatCGAATAATTTTAGTGTACTTGATATGTGCGCTGCTCCAGGGTCGAAGACTAAACAGTTATTGGAATGTAGTCGATTAGTAGTTTGTAATGAAATAAGTTATAAaagattgaaaattttaatatctgAGACTAGTAAAATAccaagtaaaaattttttagttttaaaacatgACGCTTCGTTGTTACCAgttttcaaaaatgattttgATCGTGTACTTTGCGACGTACCTTGTTCTGGTGACGGTACAGCTCGTAAGAATTATGAAGTCATACCTAAGTGGTCAATAGACAATGCGTTGTCTTTATGTGAGTTACAATATAAGATATTGAAACAGGCtacttgttttataaatgatgGTATGATTATTTATAGTACTTGTTCGTTGAATCCTATAGAAAATGAGTGTATAGTAAGAAAGCTGTTTTAGAATTAGATTTGGAGATAGTAGATTTAAGAGAGAATGTTGATGATAGAATTAGTAAAGAGTTTAGGTTTAGAGAAGGATTTAGAAGATGGAAGACGATGAAGATTAataatgaagaaattaGAGAGTATAAAGGGATTAAGTTAGAGAGTGTTGATGAGGATATAGGATTAGAGAAATGTGTGCGAGTATTCCCACATGATCAAAATACAGGtggattttttattactgGTCTAAGAAAGCGTAAAATGTCGCAGTCTCTTCATGAGAATATTGAACTTAATAAAGAGAATATTTCAAACAACATACAAGTAGATGTGAATGTTGAAgatgaaaattattataatattgaaaaatctATTAAAGATTTACAAATCAACAAAGACATAgttacaaatttattaacttTCGATGACAGAGATACAGATTTACAGATCAATGTAGACAGAGTTACAGATTTATCAATCAACAAAGacagaataaaaaatttacaaatcaACAAAgacaaaacaaaaaaagacacTGTCGATTTCCATGTAGTTTCTAATGAACTAAAGGAGTCTTTATTTTCTCAATacaatattacaaatattaatgaCTTTATTCTCATACAGAAACATGACAATTCTAAGTTTATTTATGAAGTCAGTAAAGAAGTCTTAGAAATCTTAAAGTCTAAATCTTTAAATGTCGCCTTTCATGGCTATAAAATGTTTGAGAAGTGCAGTTTCAGTAAATCGGGGTATTTCCTCAAGACTGTCCCTAAGGAATTTAAACATGACATTGTGTTAAGAGGGAGTTTATTAGTAGAAGGAATAAAGAACAAGACAGTGAGTATGCCTTTTAAAGTAGGGTGTGTGATTATATTACTTTAtgattataatattaaagtgAGTGGGTATTCACACGGGGAATATATTAGTATTAATATTGAGAATAAACTTCAGAGGGCCTTAAGAGATTTCTTAAGATgaaaaagtaaatttattactatacattatttatgcgtaattatttttacagttaactttattttattcatgCATAAATTCAttccatatttttttttgcccctaATGGAAGATCTCCTTTTTGATATTCTTAAAAATCcttcaaatatttctatcCTCAAAATTGAGTCTCTTTTAGACACTCCTCAAGGAGTAGAAATGttcatttctttattaaataataataatattatagcATTTTCTTATATGAAAATGCAGTGTAAAGAATGGCTTCTAAATCCCATAAGACAAGAtttcattataaaatataaaaatatattttataatttgataGAGACTAGTAATGATCAGAATTTGAATCTTTTATGTGATTTCTTTgagatattattttataattatttctacTGGCCCgattttatagattttttagtaagtaaaattatcccaacaaatacaaataataattatgaaGTAAATAATTACAGTATCCATCATAATATTACTAATATTACTAATAATATTACTAATAATATTACTGATAATGTTACTAATAATATTACTAATAATATTACTTTTGTGGTGAATAAAAGATGCTTAAAAGTTCTAAATTccatttttatgaaatttagaaaattgaataaatCTGATAAATTATTCTTAGAAATTATCTCATGCATAAACAAGACGAAATCTCTTTTCTTGACTTTTTACTTAAGTGATAAAAAGTCTGATTTATCCCAAGATAAGAATCTTTTAAACATCTTCTTCAGTTTAGTCTACCAAGATATTCATAATTTCTATGAAGAGAACATTGACAAGTTTATCATCACCCTGACtcatctttataaattagaagATCTCCAGTCTACTGTACTGgagatttataatttattcatTCTCAAATATCCTGATCTTTTGGATTTTACTAAGATCTTGGGGTCTATCCTCATTTCTATCAATAGATTTGATTATCTTAAATATTCAGTAATActgaatattataaaaaagaggaaGAAAGAAGTCTGTCATAAATTCGAGGATGTACTGGTCAATGCTATAAAATTAGGGAGTATATTAAGCGAGAAAGAGAAAGAAGAAATGAGTACTCtagaatataatattaatatactaaataatatagatATAAATAGAGGAATATTAATAGATCTAGTACAGAATATTACAGAAGAAGGAAAAAGGAAAGTATTAATAAATCCACAGGATGAAGAGAGTGGAATATTCTTGTACAGTGCCCTTAAGATCAGGAATAgtgaaattataaagagatgtcaaattataattaataattcgACCTctgataaatatttatcatttataTCTTTCAGATATTTACTAAGTATTAAGGAATATTCATATTGTGATATAGAATATATCAAGAAAGAGAATATCTGTGTATATTTATGTAGTGAGATGATaagtaaatatttacaacAAAATCAAGATCAATTTATACTTCAGAAACTATTAACTAGTAGTACTAGTATTACTactaataataattatagacTGATAAGGAATATTATGATGTTCTTGTTTGGTCAGGAAGAAGATCAATATACTCTTAAAttactaaatataataataagatATAACCCAGAATATATGACAGatgaaatatataaattccTTATAGAATTCTgtactataaatataagaaatataaactcCCCACTGGCTTATCAATAcatatttgatatattcgggataataataaataaagagaATATAACAAGATACGAGAAAGATCTAACAgagataataaatataataactacagaagaaataatagaaGTGTATAACTTCGGCCTATATCTTCTGtctataataataaaacatagtAAGAAAGAttatagaaatataatagGGATCATATCCCAAGATGGGATCTGGAAGACAAGTGAAATGTTAATACCAGCCATATGTCTGACTATATCCCTGTATAAAAGGGGATATATGACAGATGAAcagataaattatataatacaGTATCTTagtaattataataaatattactCATATATATTATCAGATAAtactaataataaaatactgGAGAGTGAGAATATAGAAGAATATTTCATAATGaaaagtataaatataaagaatatagaagaatattataaaatatataaacacGCAGTAGAATATTTCACTAATAATTACATAACTAAGAGAAACACAAGGAGAGTAGTAAGAGCATTCATAAGGGGGAGCGAGATAGTAAAAGACGagatatataaaaacatagtAGAGAAAAACAGATTCAACTTATCATATGAGAATGTACCGTActcaatttatataaacttcgagatataaaaaaaaataaataaactaaTCTTATACTAATACAAATGTACCATACATATATAATGTAATACtactataattatatatcacttatattatattatatgtatctagtataatatttaatttatgagCTGCACATTATTGAAATAATTAGATACCTTAGTATTCAAATTATCCTCAAATGTCTGTAACTTCtcatttaatatatttggATCTTGATCTGGTAACTTATTCTTAATATCTTCTGCACTGGACTTAATAAGAGACTTGATATTCGTGGAAACCTGATCTAATGTCTTATTGATTTTATCAACAAGAGAATTATTGGCATCCTCAAACATCTTCTTCTCTTCAGCCTCAAACTGATTGATTTTCTCTTCAATTAAATTAGTACGCACTTCTATACTCATATTTTCAGAACCAACATCCCAAATCTTATTAAGATTAAGAGATATCTCTCTGTAtcttatatttgtattctCATATACTTCCTTAAGATCTTTCTTTATATCATCCTTTAATTCATCCATATACTTGCCAAGTTGCTCTTTAATATTCACTTTAACTTCTTGTATGACTGTATCTGAATCAGGCAAAGAAAGATCTTTCTCTAATTCAGATAAAGAAACATTAATATCATTCACTAATATCTTGGACactatattaataatatcattaatAAATGATAACAAAGGAACAGGCGATATCCTATCTTTGTCTAGAATATCAACTGCTTCTAAGTTTACTTGGTCTTGAGAGGCAACATCCAGTGGTACATTTCCTAATACTCCTGTAAAGCTTAGTAAAAAGACGGCCAAATTAATATGCATAAAatgtgaaaaaattattctatttatacttttaaaattcatgGAACGTTGTCGAACAAACAAAACTAaacaaactaaaaaaaataccgcatgaataataaaaaaactactTAAAAAAGAGTTCATTTTGTCGGAATATTCACATTTTAATGTATGttgatttatataaaaaaaacataatgtttaattatatattttaaaacataaaaaaataaacttaaaaaGAGTTCATTTTGTCGgaatatttacattttaatatacgttgatttaaataaaaaaacataaagtttggttttatattttaaacataaaaaactacTTAAAAAAGAGTTCATTTTGTCGG
Proteins encoded in this window:
- a CDS encoding NOL1/NOP2/sun family protein; translated protein: MGLQEFTDFYKKFFTEDDWSNFITSINTKLPSALRVTDTKFKEKIFNKLSVNLVLKNQYFKNVFDTIHRGQILKDFIINQTNIGNIQRQEVVSMLPVLLMGLKNNYSVLDMCAAPGSKTKQLLEISDFVVANDCNYKRLNVLVTETCKIPRKGFLVLKHDASSLPVFKNDFDRVLCDVPCSGDGTARKNPTILTNWKLNSAIGLSNLQYRILKHSLKFIKDTGLVIYSTCSLNPIENECIINKIINEEDLEIIDLRENIDERISKEFVFRDGMTEIKEYGVFNEELKKCIRVYPHDNNTGGFFITGLRKKQNMNKERTKSEIVTTSNNNSISDISEECRKKLQEEFDISEKIIIYKNKSKNTLYEVSDDIYKIMMNNKLNIIHCGYKIFEKCTLSETGYRMKNIPEKNDKFDIELSGKEVIENKSAKFTYQKGNVIVKLSDFDIKIAGFSHGEKVNLYISNNLQKALLDFY
- a CDS encoding putative kinetochore-like protein, whose amino-acid sequence is MCAKMMKNPFTVNCRGCNLPLTDSFSLLEYKNKFLIHSSISTNLVIDKKKINEGDSAYMVMKCKCHMVVGRRFISTSVEYNGYSGMYFINKEDVFTYNLGAGVVEGANLTSMSDICEDIDKIQKLCLYLYKKIDGKK
- a CDS encoding NOL1/NOP2/sun family protein, which codes for MSFEKFASFYRPILNFSEEDFFNLLTIIRKPLPSSLRIINNQFYELIKLRLTKMKKSKHFKDVYEAPRHSIPTRGFIVNQTNIGNIQRQEVVSMLPVLLMKLSNNFSVLDMCAAPGSKTKQLLECSRLVVCNEISYKRLKILISETSKIPSKNFLVLKHDASLLPVFKNDFDRVLCDVPCSGDGTARKNYEVIPKWSIDNALSLCELQYKILKQATCFINDVYSKKAVLELDLEIVDLRENVDDRISKEFRFREGFRRWKTMKINNEEIREYKGIKLESVDEDIGLEKCVRVFPHDQNTGGFFITGLRKRKMSQSLHENIELNKENISNNIQVDVNVEDENYYNIEKSIKDLQINKDIVTNLLTFDDRDTDLQINVDRVTDLSINKDRIKNLQINKDKTKKDTVDFHVVSNELKESLFSQYNITNINDFILIQKHDNSKFIYEVSKEVLEILKSKSLNVAFHGYKMFEKCSFSKSGYFLKTVPKEFKHDIVLRGSLLVEGIKNKTVSMPFKVGCVIILLYDYNIKVSGYSHGEYISINIENKLQRALRDFLR
- a CDS encoding NOL1/NOP2/sun family protein translates to MKKSKHFKDVYEAPRHSIPTRGFIVNQTNIGNIQRQEVVSMLPVLLMKLSNNFSVLDMCAAPGSKTKQLLECSRLVVCNEISYKRLKILISETSKIPSKNFLVLKHDASLLPVFKNDFDRVLCDVPCSGDGTARKNYEVIPKWSIDNALSLCELQYKILKQATCFINDVYSKKAVLELDLEIVDLRENVDDRISKEFRFREGFRRWKTMKINNEEIREYKGIKLESVDEDIGLEKCVRVFPHDQNTGGFFITGLRKRKMSQSLHENIELNKENISNNIQVDVNVEDENYYNIEKSIKDLQINKDIVTNLLTFDDRDTDLQINVDRVTDLSINKDRIKNLQINKDKTKKDTVDFHVVSNELKESLFSQYNITNINDFILIQKHDNSKFIYEVSKEVLEILKSKSLNVAFHGYKMFEKCSFSKSGYFLKTVPKEFKHDIVLRGSLLVEGIKNKTVSMPFKVGCVIILLYDYNIKVSGYSHGEYISINIENKLQRALRDFLR
- a CDS encoding WD40 repeat domain-containing protein; translation: MYQPDINTYLDAIKQQYDVLLQENKKLKIENKKLIESNLDFKRKINFYKNIHKPTNLIKLGSDWSVEGHKHFDFSQIKKFYFKDLYFSSICKNGNIIFLSQNILHVLIDNSVFLLVNDTFVEYDDNIKKFKYSFDNPYIRYFLDDEDFLYIFSNNFLKKYDVTNRSLISTINMPNHIGIVVKNNIIYLTCYDKSFRMYNGDKLILLLNSPEEIKSNLLIFNNIGYSVSTRNNLVIFDITNKTVKIINLNINEDIKRIYNIENVIFLKATSLLIFDLLNREVKELDIEEDVKFMNIIDKYILVGNSSGLMFYEYKSKTKMYIKINDGDILNMANSGRNVLVEGQNMIRVYELI